The proteins below are encoded in one region of Halogranum gelatinilyticum:
- a CDS encoding enoyl-CoA hydratase/isomerase family protein: MRITDSEGVRTITFDRPEAMNAMTTHIASDLADAFESLDPEEHDACVLTGEGKAFSAGGDIQMMAERDWNADESYEVMTSTFGRVAESAIESSVPIVAKVNGDAVGAGMAVTLVADFAISVDTARFGAGFVKVGLVPDTGGTFLLPQMLGLRTAKDLAITGRLVSAEEAAEMGIVNESVAAEELDAAVDDLVATLKERPTRTIGLIKEGIHGNTGRGWADALDREAMLQARAYDTPEHTEGVSAFLEKRDPEF; encoded by the coding sequence ATGCGTATCACTGACAGCGAGGGAGTTCGCACGATCACCTTCGACCGGCCCGAGGCGATGAACGCGATGACAACCCACATCGCGTCGGACCTCGCGGACGCCTTCGAGTCGCTCGACCCCGAGGAGCACGACGCCTGCGTCCTCACGGGCGAGGGGAAGGCGTTCTCCGCCGGCGGCGACATCCAGATGATGGCCGAGCGCGACTGGAACGCCGACGAGTCCTACGAGGTCATGACCTCGACGTTCGGCCGCGTCGCCGAGTCGGCCATCGAGTCTTCGGTGCCCATCGTCGCGAAGGTCAACGGCGACGCCGTCGGCGCGGGGATGGCGGTCACGCTCGTCGCCGACTTCGCCATCTCGGTCGACACCGCCCGCTTCGGCGCGGGCTTCGTCAAGGTCGGTCTCGTCCCCGACACGGGCGGGACGTTCCTCCTCCCGCAGATGCTGGGGCTGCGCACGGCGAAGGATCTCGCCATCACGGGACGGCTCGTCAGTGCCGAAGAAGCCGCCGAGATGGGAATCGTGAACGAGTCGGTCGCGGCCGAGGAACTGGACGCCGCCGTCGACGACCTCGTGGCAACGTTGAAAGAGCGACCGACACGCACCATCGGCCTCATTAAGGAGGGCATCCACGGCAACACGGGCCGCGGGTGGGCGGACGCACTGGACCGCGAGGCGATGCTGCAGGCCCGCGCGTACGACACCCCCGAACACACGGAGGGCGTCAGTGCCTTCTTGGAGAAGCGCGACCCCGAGTTCTGA
- the paaC gene encoding 1,2-phenylacetyl-CoA epoxidase subunit PaaC, translated as MSLDGPDSLTDREQAAVEELLFRMADDEYVVAERYIEWQIYAPTLESDLAISNIAQDEFGHARLWYDLLQDMGYTEQECLWERDPKAWTHSTLVEQPFDEGDWADVIVRSYLYDVAENLRMEVLVDSSYPPIADRVAKVLAEERYHREHAQSWLERLSGGEHHEKLQAAVDRLFPYALTLFAAGPHEEDIVSLELRTERLADLREEWLDIVVPFLESLDVVVPEPDEVDLPEATGRDGSHTDAWFDLQSEFTHTYHELELEEPIRLRGEG; from the coding sequence GTGAGCCTCGACGGTCCCGACAGTCTGACCGACCGCGAGCAGGCGGCGGTCGAAGAACTGCTGTTCCGCATGGCCGACGACGAGTACGTCGTCGCCGAGCGCTACATCGAGTGGCAAATCTACGCGCCGACGCTCGAATCCGATCTCGCCATCTCCAACATCGCCCAGGACGAGTTCGGCCACGCGCGGCTCTGGTACGACCTCCTGCAGGACATGGGCTACACCGAACAGGAGTGTCTCTGGGAGCGCGACCCCAAGGCCTGGACCCACTCCACGCTCGTCGAACAGCCCTTCGACGAGGGCGACTGGGCGGACGTCATCGTCCGCAGCTACCTCTACGACGTCGCCGAGAACCTCCGGATGGAGGTGCTCGTCGACTCGTCGTATCCGCCCATCGCCGACCGCGTCGCGAAGGTACTCGCCGAAGAGCGCTACCACCGCGAACACGCCCAGAGCTGGCTCGAACGGCTCTCCGGCGGCGAACACCACGAGAAGCTCCAGGCCGCCGTCGACCGGCTGTTCCCCTACGCGCTGACGCTCTTCGCGGCTGGCCCGCACGAGGAGGACATCGTCTCGCTCGAATTACGGACGGAGAGATTGGCAGACCTCCGCGAGGAGTGGCTCGACATCGTCGTGCCGTTCCTCGAATCGCTCGACGTCGTCGTTCCGGAACCGGACGAGGTCGACCTGCCCGAGGCGACGGGCCGCGACGGCAGCCACACCGACGCGTGGTTCGACCTCCAGTCGGAGTTCACCCACACCTACCACGAACTCGAGTTGGAAGAGCCGATCCGGCTCCGGGGTGAAGGATGA
- the paaD gene encoding 1,2-phenylacetyl-CoA epoxidase subunit PaaD: MSMDSGAPLGSDACAYTDYAAGEKPEDFPKTGEGATGVEADIWKALYEVEDPEMPVSVVDLGLIYNVEVEGSTARVEMTLTYTGCPARDMILNDVRCAAMTAPGIDDADVELRYNPPWNVNMVTEQGREQLREFGLSV, translated from the coding sequence ATGAGCATGGACTCGGGCGCGCCGCTCGGCTCGGACGCCTGCGCCTACACCGACTACGCCGCGGGCGAGAAACCCGAGGACTTCCCGAAGACCGGCGAGGGCGCGACGGGCGTCGAGGCCGACATCTGGAAGGCGCTCTACGAGGTGGAAGACCCCGAGATGCCCGTCAGCGTCGTCGACCTCGGCCTCATCTACAACGTCGAAGTAGAGGGGTCGACGGCCCGCGTCGAGATGACGCTGACCTACACCGGCTGTCCCGCGCGGGACATGATCCTCAACGACGTCCGGTGTGCGGCGATGACCGCGCCCGGCATCGACGACGCCGATGTCGAGCTTCGGTACAACCCGCCGTGGAACGTCAACATGGTCACCGAACAGGGCCGCGAACAGCTGCGAGAGTTCGGGCTGAGTGTCTGA
- the paaB gene encoding 1,2-phenylacetyl-CoA epoxidase subunit PaaB, which translates to MIWEVFRQDKAGDYHRHVGNVHAPDREMAKLFAQIQHGRRMQTHSIWVAPQDEISEVDDEETSFGGTTDKAYRWAMTYNRVDASGIKEVVESEKEQAAAAKKREAASEEADS; encoded by the coding sequence ATGATTTGGGAAGTATTCCGACAGGACAAGGCGGGCGACTACCACCGACACGTGGGTAACGTCCACGCACCGGACCGCGAGATGGCGAAGCTGTTCGCACAGATTCAGCACGGCCGCCGGATGCAGACCCACAGCATCTGGGTGGCTCCGCAGGACGAGATCTCCGAAGTCGACGACGAGGAGACCTCCTTCGGCGGCACGACCGACAAGGCCTACCGCTGGGCGATGACGTACAACCGCGTCGACGCCAGCGGCATCAAAGAGGTCGTCGAGTCCGAGAAGGAGCAGGCGGCCGCCGCGAAGAAACGCGAAGCCGCCTCCGAGGAGGCCGACTCGTGA
- the paaE gene encoding 1,2-phenylacetyl-CoA epoxidase subunit PaaE, translating into MKRGFDPSISTSGDTEGAECPYCGSTETVREHPKGPGLCRSMHFCNGCEQPFEKFG; encoded by the coding sequence ATGAAACGAGGATTCGACCCGTCGATCTCGACCAGCGGGGACACGGAAGGAGCCGAATGTCCCTACTGCGGCTCGACGGAGACGGTTCGGGAACATCCGAAGGGACCGGGACTCTGCCGGTCGATGCACTTCTGTAACGGCTGTGAGCAGCCGTTCGAGAAGTTCGGATAG
- the paaA gene encoding 1,2-phenylacetyl-CoA epoxidase subunit PaaA, protein MDLDTVKERAGPRQFSPKDDMPKEYREAATRMIQFHANSEVMGGYLEKPFIRQAPSLDRKLAFSAKVQDEIGHAQLLYRAAESLGVKTRDEMLDELAEGKGKFLNCFHYPMDSWYEVPMIGFFVDGAAMRRQATLKSTSWEPYAHAMDKVCFEEGFHVKHGEDMLRELMTSSKANQERTQEAFEMWWPRIIQFFGPVNDQSTHHGFAAEVGLKTKSNDELRQAFLNTYVPKAERYGLEIPDTPEIIYHEDEGRYEVVEEDLDWDQFWTIAKNDYDGSYEQIGSRRDRQEAVAWVREQMDSYETAHTGTAPQAAD, encoded by the coding sequence ATGGACCTCGACACCGTCAAGGAACGCGCTGGCCCGCGCCAGTTCAGTCCCAAAGACGATATGCCCAAGGAGTATCGCGAGGCCGCGACGCGGATGATCCAGTTCCACGCCAACTCGGAGGTGATGGGTGGCTACCTCGAGAAGCCGTTCATCCGCCAAGCGCCGAGTTTGGACCGAAAGCTCGCCTTCTCCGCGAAGGTGCAGGACGAGATCGGCCACGCGCAACTCCTCTATCGAGCGGCCGAGTCGCTGGGTGTGAAGACCCGCGACGAGATGCTCGACGAGCTGGCCGAGGGCAAGGGGAAGTTCCTCAACTGCTTCCACTATCCGATGGACTCGTGGTACGAGGTGCCGATGATCGGCTTTTTCGTCGACGGCGCGGCCATGCGGCGGCAGGCGACGCTGAAGAGCACGTCGTGGGAACCCTACGCGCACGCGATGGACAAGGTGTGCTTCGAGGAGGGCTTCCACGTCAAACACGGCGAGGATATGCTGCGTGAGTTGATGACCTCCTCGAAGGCCAACCAGGAGCGCACCCAAGAGGCGTTCGAGATGTGGTGGCCCCGCATCATCCAGTTCTTCGGCCCGGTCAACGACCAGAGCACCCACCACGGCTTCGCGGCGGAGGTCGGCCTGAAGACCAAGAGTAACGACGAACTCCGGCAGGCCTTCCTCAACACCTACGTCCCGAAGGCCGAGCGGTACGGGCTGGAGATTCCGGACACGCCGGAGATTATCTACCACGAGGACGAGGGCCGCTACGAGGTCGTCGAGGAGGACCTCGACTGGGACCAGTTCTGGACCATCGCGAAGAACGACTACGACGGCAGCTACGAGCAGATCGGTTCCCGCCGCGACCGCCAGGAGGCAGTCGCGTGGGTCCGCGAACAGATGGACAGCTACGAGACCGCACACACCGGCACCGCCCCGCAGGCGGCCGACTAA
- a CDS encoding MaoC/PaaZ C-terminal domain-containing protein produces the protein MAYSYEPHYFEDFTVGTEFESVGRTVTEADFVMHSALSGDWTELHTNKEYAEDTQFGQRIAHGPMTFVQATGFVYRSGIVERTALAFLGMNYMDLPNPVFVGDTITQEMVVTEQKELSSRDDAGLVVIDCTTTKQDGTVVLEGDMKFLIKTRAGEE, from the coding sequence ATGGCCTACAGTTACGAGCCACACTACTTCGAAGACTTCACCGTCGGCACCGAGTTCGAGAGCGTCGGCCGCACCGTGACCGAGGCCGACTTCGTCATGCACTCCGCGCTCTCGGGTGACTGGACCGAACTCCACACCAACAAGGAGTACGCCGAGGACACCCAGTTCGGCCAGCGCATCGCCCACGGCCCGATGACGTTCGTGCAGGCGACGGGCTTCGTCTACCGCTCGGGCATCGTCGAACGGACGGCCCTCGCCTTCCTCGGGATGAACTACATGGACCTCCCGAACCCCGTCTTCGTCGGCGACACCATCACCCAGGAGATGGTCGTCACCGAGCAGAAGGAGTTGAGCAGCCGCGACGACGCCGGACTCGTCGTCATCGACTGCACGACGACGAAGCAGGACGGCACGGTCGTCCTTGAAGGCGACATGAAGTTCCTCATCAAGACCCGCGCGGGCGAGGAGTAG
- a CDS encoding thiolase domain-containing protein: MPDVYLVGAGQSDYGAFPDESYRSLFRTAYEAAVESAGGVDPGDVDEAVLGTLGVGGRQLGLPGPAVTEHVGLHGVTCTRVENACAASGYALRQAVMAVKSGMADLVLAGGVEVMTDMSTEATKYWLGVSGETEWERLAGTTFSGVYAQMADAYLREYDVPREAMSHVAVKSHANGAKNPHAHLRFTCTVDDAESGTVVADPLTLYHCCPTSDGAAAVFVASEEVAQSYDDKVKITGVGAASDRVGLFQRDSYTSVPASKAAGDEAYEMAGISPGDLDFAEVHDCFSIAELLAYEDLGFCERGEAGDLALSGTTAIDGELPVNTSGGLKSKGHPIGATGAGQAVEAFKQLTGGAGERQLDDPQRGLTHNVGGSGGAAVVHVFEREDAEPAGSTDGAEGGE, translated from the coding sequence ATCCCGGACGTCTATCTCGTCGGTGCCGGACAGTCCGACTACGGCGCGTTCCCCGACGAGAGCTACCGCTCGCTCTTTCGGACCGCGTACGAAGCCGCCGTCGAGAGTGCGGGCGGCGTCGACCCCGGCGACGTCGACGAAGCGGTACTCGGCACGCTCGGCGTCGGCGGCCGCCAACTCGGCCTTCCCGGTCCCGCCGTCACCGAACACGTCGGCCTCCACGGCGTCACCTGCACGCGCGTCGAGAACGCCTGTGCGGCGTCGGGCTACGCGCTCCGACAGGCCGTAATGGCCGTCAAGAGCGGCATGGCCGACCTCGTGTTGGCAGGCGGCGTCGAAGTCATGACCGATATGTCGACGGAGGCGACGAAATACTGGCTCGGCGTCAGCGGCGAGACTGAGTGGGAGCGGCTGGCCGGGACGACCTTCTCTGGCGTCTACGCCCAGATGGCAGACGCCTACCTCCGCGAGTACGACGTCCCGCGCGAAGCAATGTCGCACGTCGCCGTCAAGAGCCACGCCAACGGCGCGAAGAACCCGCACGCGCATCTCCGCTTCACCTGCACCGTCGACGACGCCGAGTCGGGCACCGTCGTCGCCGACCCGCTCACGCTCTATCACTGCTGTCCGACCTCCGACGGTGCGGCCGCGGTCTTCGTCGCCAGCGAGGAGGTCGCCCAGTCGTACGACGACAAGGTGAAGATCACCGGTGTCGGCGCGGCGAGCGACCGTGTGGGGCTGTTCCAACGGGACTCCTACACGTCGGTCCCGGCCTCGAAAGCCGCGGGCGACGAGGCCTACGAGATGGCCGGAATCAGCCCAGGCGACCTCGACTTCGCGGAGGTCCACGACTGCTTCTCCATCGCCGAACTGCTCGCCTACGAGGACCTCGGCTTCTGCGAGCGTGGCGAGGCGGGTGACCTCGCGCTCTCGGGGACGACCGCTATCGACGGCGAGTTGCCAGTGAACACCTCCGGCGGCCTCAAGTCGAAGGGCCACCCCATCGGCGCGACGGGTGCGGGCCAGGCCGTCGAGGCGTTCAAGCAGTTGACGGGCGGGGCGGGCGAGCGACAGCTGGACGACCCCCAGCGCGGGCTGACGCACAACGTCGGCGGCAGCGGCGGCGCGGCCGTCGTCCACGTCTTCGAGCGCGAGGACGCGGAGCCTGCTGGGAGCACGGACGGCGCGGAGGGCGGAGAATGA
- a CDS encoding amidohydrolase family protein: MAHIPVLAAEDSPRAIDTHAHQPTAEFLKDAGGEMMQDAAKKFGTDIHTWDYDAMLEEYHETGIGRAVMLGWDAETNTGNPPVPNDYVAEVRDDYPDFLVGFGSVDPLKPDCVEEAERCVEDLGLSGFKFQQIAQGFAPNDPEHEQLFSTIEDLGVPVVFHGGNSTLGAGSPGGRGLKVKYGDPMLIDDVAADHPDLQILIAHPAFPWEKQQLAICQQKGNVYMDLSGWLPKYIDDQVLHYAGTVLKDKVMFGTDYPMIRPEKWLQQFAEYTDYPEEVQRKILWENAEAFLGL; the protein is encoded by the coding sequence ATGGCACATATACCCGTCCTCGCCGCCGAGGACAGTCCCCGCGCTATCGACACACACGCCCACCAGCCGACCGCCGAGTTCCTGAAAGACGCTGGCGGTGAAATGATGCAGGACGCCGCAAAGAAATTCGGCACCGACATCCACACCTGGGACTACGACGCGATGCTGGAGGAGTACCACGAGACCGGCATCGGCCGCGCGGTCATGCTCGGCTGGGACGCCGAGACCAACACGGGCAATCCGCCCGTGCCGAACGACTACGTCGCCGAAGTGCGCGACGACTATCCGGACTTCCTCGTCGGCTTCGGGAGCGTCGACCCGCTCAAGCCGGACTGCGTCGAGGAGGCCGAACGCTGCGTCGAGGACCTCGGTCTCTCGGGGTTCAAGTTCCAGCAGATCGCCCAGGGCTTCGCCCCCAACGACCCCGAACACGAGCAGCTCTTTTCGACAATCGAGGACCTCGGCGTCCCGGTCGTCTTCCACGGCGGCAACTCGACGCTCGGCGCGGGCAGCCCGGGCGGGAGAGGCTTGAAGGTCAAGTACGGCGACCCGATGCTCATCGACGACGTCGCCGCCGACCATCCGGACCTCCAGATTCTCATCGCTCATCCGGCGTTCCCGTGGGAGAAACAACAGCTCGCCATCTGCCAGCAGAAGGGTAACGTCTACATGGACCTCTCGGGCTGGCTGCCGAAGTATATCGACGACCAGGTGTTGCACTACGCCGGGACGGTGCTCAAGGACAAGGTGATGTTCGGCACCGACTATCCGATGATTCGCCCCGAGAAGTGGCTCCAGCAGTTCGCCGAGTACACCGACTACCCGGAGGAGGTTCAGCGGAAGATCCTCTGGGAGAACGCCGAGGCGTTCCTCGGTCTGTGA
- a CDS encoding NOP5/NOP56 family protein, with translation MTTDAWFADLASGDTDEAVARIREGRADAPADWPAAAVESGFAADEEAYYVALREATITAARTAVAERERADDKQLLHAVRAMDDAERTANELAERLSEWAGTLFDDAGSGVGYARQLAERDPETPAEQPVISFAGRVADLADEADELREFIERRAPDVAPNLAEMAGPVLATRLISLAGGLDALAKKPSGTVQVLGAEDALFAHLAGRGTSPKHGVIFTHEYVRGTRPEDRGSAARAFAGKLTLAARVDHYGGEFKQELHDDLDERIETIQARAEGGDDE, from the coding sequence ATGACAACCGACGCCTGGTTCGCCGACCTCGCTTCCGGCGACACCGACGAGGCAGTCGCGCGCATCCGCGAGGGCCGCGCCGACGCGCCCGCCGATTGGCCCGCCGCGGCCGTCGAGTCGGGCTTCGCCGCCGACGAGGAGGCGTATTACGTCGCACTCCGCGAGGCGACTATCACCGCCGCTCGGACTGCGGTCGCCGAACGCGAACGCGCCGACGACAAACAGCTGCTCCACGCCGTCCGCGCGATGGACGACGCCGAGCGCACGGCCAACGAACTGGCCGAACGGCTCTCGGAGTGGGCCGGGACGCTCTTCGACGACGCCGGCTCCGGCGTCGGCTACGCCCGCCAGTTGGCCGAACGCGACCCGGAGACGCCCGCCGAACAGCCCGTCATCTCCTTCGCCGGTCGCGTCGCCGACCTCGCCGACGAGGCCGACGAGCTGCGAGAGTTCATCGAACGCCGCGCGCCCGACGTCGCGCCCAACCTCGCCGAGATGGCCGGACCGGTCCTCGCCACGCGGCTCATCTCGCTCGCGGGCGGTCTCGACGCGCTGGCGAAGAAACCCAGCGGCACGGTCCAGGTGCTCGGAGCGGAGGACGCCCTGTTCGCCCATCTCGCCGGTCGCGGCACCTCGCCGAAACACGGCGTCATCTTCACCCACGAGTACGTCCGCGGCACCCGCCCCGAGGACCGCGGCTCCGCCGCCCGCGCCTTCGCCGGGAAACTGACGCTCGCCGCCCGCGTCGACCACTACGGCGGCGAGTTCAAACAGGAACTCCACGACGACCTCGACGAGCGAATCGAGACGATTCAGGCGCGAGCCGAAGGGGGTGACGACGAATGA
- a CDS encoding helix-turn-helix domain-containing protein: MIDECLVVEFRVTGDDCPLAAASKAAGVTIESQPPQLRDDGNALLRFGAPESDALASVLDKDARIRYLHRSSGEDRPDRDEYRCLSKQPCVVHELTDAGFMAETLTYRDGEERYTGAVVGYDVLQGVLEAAGATVGVTLERIYPLGPEGETSTTGRWDVTGAQEAAIRTALRMGYFAVPKQVTATEVGEELGISKSAFLERLRRGQKGLFSQIFG, from the coding sequence GTGATAGACGAGTGCTTGGTGGTGGAGTTCCGTGTGACCGGCGACGACTGTCCGTTGGCGGCGGCGTCGAAAGCGGCGGGCGTCACTATCGAGTCCCAACCCCCGCAACTCCGCGACGACGGCAACGCCCTCCTGCGGTTCGGCGCGCCCGAGAGCGACGCCCTCGCGAGTGTGCTCGATAAGGATGCCCGCATCCGGTATCTCCACCGCTCGTCGGGCGAGGACCGGCCGGACCGCGACGAGTACCGCTGTCTGTCGAAACAGCCCTGTGTCGTCCACGAGCTGACGGACGCGGGCTTCATGGCCGAGACGCTGACCTACCGCGACGGCGAGGAACGGTACACGGGTGCCGTGGTGGGCTACGACGTGTTGCAGGGTGTGCTGGAGGCCGCGGGCGCGACGGTCGGGGTGACGCTCGAACGCATCTACCCGCTCGGGCCGGAGGGCGAGACGTCGACGACGGGCCGCTGGGACGTGACGGGCGCGCAGGAGGCTGCGATTCGGACCGCGTTGCGGATGGGCTACTTCGCGGTGCCGAAGCAGGTGACGGCGACGGAGGTCGGGGAGGAACTGGGAATCAGCAAGTCGGCGTTTCTGGAGCGGTTGCGACGCGGGCAGAAGGGGTTGTTCTCGCAAATTTTCGGGTGA
- a CDS encoding cold-shock protein translates to MAKGKVAFFNDTGGYGFIETDDADDDVFFHMEDVGGPDLEEGQEVEFDIEQADKGPRAKNLQRL, encoded by the coding sequence ATGGCAAAAGGTAAGGTCGCTTTCTTTAACGACACAGGCGGTTACGGTTTCATCGAGACTGACGACGCGGACGACGACGTGTTCTTCCACATGGAAGACGTCGGCGGTCCTGACCTCGAAGAGGGCCAGGAAGTCGAATTCGACATCGAGCAGGCCGACAAGGGCCCGCGCGCGAAGAACCTTCAGCGGCTGTAA